One Colius striatus isolate bColStr4 chromosome 8, bColStr4.1.hap1, whole genome shotgun sequence genomic region harbors:
- the SYT15 gene encoding synaptotagmin-15, whose product MGSLATSLAFFLLRLVDASAVTRVCRLSRGGGPGRGCHNGGGRHTAGSPGPHRALADPRRLLRSSGKRQPAPRRAARSALPARRESCKQSVAVAGGIIGGFLLFVLIGITAYLLWKKFCCLLSYEKLTSPVKTTNANVIFQDQSASEIELKSTKSRSVPFIIPPTLHGRDWMNMINEEHVQEGSDPCTIAQSGPRSSFHSLAGAYVVGTINPELYKSPEDKSEMDFPEGNIGRLWFSVEYEQESERLLVSLIKVRKLQPPDESCSPFVKIYLLPDERSYMQSRTKRKTLNPQFDEHFVFQVSSKMLLQRTLKFLVYHVDKQKKHHLLGQVIFPLKNETLTDDNKLVIWRDLEKENLEPPSEYGDIQFSLSYNDYLGRLTVVVLRAKRLKLQEENHAVGVYVKVSLMNHNKFIKSKKTAAVLGSPNPVYNETFSFKADQTELDTTSLNLSVFQCTKGEKTHLIGCVVVGPFMYTRGKELEHWNEMISKPKELVKRWHALCHST is encoded by the exons ATGGGCTCTCTCGCCACGTCTCTTGCCTTTTTTCTGCTGAGACTCGTAGATGCCTCTGCTGTAACTCGTGtttgcaggctctcccgcgggggcgggccggggaGGGGCTGCCACAACGGCGGGGGTCGGCACACAGCCGGCAGCCCCGGGCCTCACCGGGCACTCGCCGACCCCCGGCGGCTTCTGCGCTCCTCGGGAAAGAGGCagccggccccgcgccgcgcaGCCCGCTCTGCCCTCCCAGCGCGGCGGGAAAGCTGCA AACAATCAGTTGCTGTTGCTGGAGGTATAATAGGAGGGTTCCTTTTATTTGTTCTCATTGGAATAACTGCATACCTGCTCTGGAAGAAATTTTGCTGCCTCCTTTCTTATGAAAAGCTCACCAGTCCTGTCAAAACAACAAATGCAAATGTCATTTTTCAGGATCAGTCAGCTTCTGAAATTGAGCTAAAAAGCACTAA ATCCAGAAGTGTTCCATTTATCATTCCACCAACACTGCATGGGAGAGACTGGATGAACATGATAAACGAAGAACACGTTCAGGAAGGCAGTGACCCCTGCACGATTGCTCAGTCTGGGCCACGGTCATCATTTCATTCTTTGG CTGGAGCTTATGTTGTAGGAACCATTAATCCAGAGCTGTACAAGTCTCCCGAGGACAAAAGCGAGATGGATTTTCCTGAAGGCAACATTGGGCGCCTCTGGTTCTccgtagaatatgagcaagagTCAGAACGGCTCCTCGTCTCCTTGATCAAAGTCAGAAAGCTTCAACCTCCTGATGAGTCCTGTAGTCCATTTGTGAAAATCTACTTGCTTCCTGATGAAAGGAGCTACATGCAGTCCAGAACAAAACGCAAAACCCTTAACCCACAGTTTGATGAACACTTTGTCTTTCAG GTTTCCAGCAAAATGTTGCTCCAAAGAACTCTGAAGTTCTTGGTTTATCATGTCGATAAGCAGAAGAAGCACCATCTCCTAGGCCAAGTTATCTTCccactgaaaaatgaaacattaactGATGACAACAAACTGGTCATATGGAGAGATCTGGAGAAAGAGAACTTGGAG CCTCCTTCAGAGTACGGTGACATCCAGTTCTCTCTCAGCTACAATGACTACCTGGGCCGTCTCACTGTAGTGGTTCTGAGGGCAAAGCGATTAAAGCTCCAGGAGGAGAACCATGCTGTCG gtgtGTATGTCAAAGTCTCACTAATGAACCATAATAAATTCATCAAAAGTAAAAAGACAGCAGCTGTTCTGGGATCTCCCAATCCAGTGTACAATGAAACCTTCAGTTTCAAGGCAGATCAGACAGAACTGGATACGACAAGCCTCAATCTGTCTGTGTTCCAGTGTACCAAGGGAGAAA aaACACATCTCATAGGATGTGTAGTGGTTGGGCCGTTCATGTACACTCGTGGCAAAGAACTAGAACACTGGAACGAAATGATCAGCAAGCCCAAGGAGCTGGTTAAACGATGGCATGCTCTCTGCCACAGCACCTAA